Proteins co-encoded in one Salvia splendens isolate huo1 chromosome 4, SspV2, whole genome shotgun sequence genomic window:
- the LOC121800814 gene encoding protein FAR1-RELATED SEQUENCE 5-like, with the protein MVQLRHKRFMRLNRNIDPVHQKFIADCASANIGPMLTFSLLSEVLGGLDYIGCTIVEVCNYTRDLRAYVDGADAQMVLNDMKRKKEICSSFTYDFEFVKCMGAAPKLIITDQDLGMKVAVDSVLVDTRHRWCMWHIMFKVIEKLPKNQLHNEDLKKELNKCVWSELTYPEEFEETWQEIMEKYGLTNNEWFSTMFANRKFWLCPQHTVPVYFRDFPMSSLIKTTSVSESQNSFFKRYTKSRCNLVEFLMHYNNALDAQRSNCNRFEYHDSNTTPKLKTNSALERHASTIYSDSGFKAIQEEIEDAIDCCTMVKT; encoded by the exons ATGGTTCAATTACGTCACAAGCGATTTATGAGGCTCAATCGCAATATCGACCCAGTGCATCAGAAATTCATAGCAGATTGCGCAAGTGCAAATATCGGGCCCATGTTGACTTTTAGTCTGCTTAGCGAGGTCTTAGGTGGTTTGGATTACATCGGATGCACCATTGTCGAGGTTTGCAACTATACGCGTGATCTTAGAGCATATGTGGATGGTGCTGATGCGCAAATGGTATTAAATGATATGAAGCGGAAGAAGGAGATATGCTCGTCGTTCACCTACGACTTTGAG TTTGTTAAATGCATGGGCGCTGCTCCCAAATTGATCATTACTGATCAGGATTTGGGAATGAAGGTGGCTGTTGATAGTGTTCTAGTTGATACAAGACATCGATGGTGCATGTGGCACATCATGTTTAAGGTCATTGAAAAATTGCCCAAGAATCAGCTCCACAATGAGGATTTAAAGAAGGAGTTAAATAAATGTGTGTGGTCGGAGTTGACATATCCTGAAGAATTCGAAGAAACCTGGCAAGAAATTATGGAAAAATACGGCCTTACAAACAACGAGTGGTTTTCGACAATGTTTGCCAATCGAAAATTCTGGTTATGTCCACAACATACT GTTCCAGTCTACTTCAGGGATTTTCCAATGAGTTCATTGATTAAGACCACCTCTGTATCCGAGTCTCAGAACAGTTTCTTCAAGAGGTACACTAAGTCTCGATGTAATCTAGTCGAGTTTCTTATGCATTACAACAATGCGTTGGATGCCCAAAGGAGCAATTGCAACAGGTTTGAATATCATGACTCCAACACTACCCCAAAGTTGAAAACAAATTCTGCACTTGAGAGGCATGCGTCAACAATCTACAGTGACAGTGGGTTTAAGGCAATTCAGGAAGAGATTGAAGACGCAATTGATTGTTGCACCATGGTAAAGACTTGA
- the LOC121801621 gene encoding probable protein S-acyltransferase 16 — protein MERACNFSFHVAAVSAAIVYIYFSTVLVFIDRWFGLGSSPGMINAAVFTFIAAMSVSSYRRAIYTDPGRVPSSFVPDVEDSDSPIHEIKRKGGDLRYCQKCSHYKPPRAHHCRICNRCVLRMDHHCVWMNNCVGHANYKIFFVFVFYAVLSCTYSLVLLVGSATVDSHQDSEDSSRTIHVISGLLLVPLCLALGFFLGWHFYLILQNKTTIEYHEGVRAMWLAEKGGHLYSHPYDIGTFDNLTAVLGPKVLCWLCPSSGHVGSGLRFKTKYDALMGLSTPD, from the exons ATGGAGCGCGCCTGCAATTTCTCATTCCACGTCGCCGCCGTCTCCGCCGCCATCGTCTACATCTATTTCTCGACGGTGCTTGTCTTCATCGACCGCTGGTTCGGTCTCGGTTCCTCTCCCGGAATGATAAACGCCGCCGTTTTCACTTTCATAGCCGCCATGAGCGTATCCAGCTACCGCCGCGCCATTTACACGGATCCGGGCCGAGTCCCGAGCTCATTCGTGCCCGATGTTGAGGACTCGGACAGCCCGATCCACGAGATCAAGCGCAAG GGTGGTGATTTGAGGTACTGCCAGAAGTGTTCGCACTATAAGCCTCCTCGAGCCCATCATTGCCGCATATGTAATCGATGTGTTTTACGAATG GATCAccattgtgtttggatgaataaCTGCGTGGGGCACGCAAACTACAAGATCTTCTTTGTCTTTGTGTTTTATGCTGTTCTTTCTTGCACATACTCCCTG GTATTACTTGTTGGAAGTGCGACAGTTGATTCTCATCAAGATTCTGAAGACTCTTCTCGAACAATACAT GTCATTTCAGGTTTACTGTTGGTACCCTTATGTTTGGCGCTGGGATTTTTCCTCGGATGGCATTTCTATCTCATTTTACAAAACAAGACTACAATTGAG TACCATGAAGGTGTAAGAGCAATGTGGCTGGCCGAGAAAGGAGGCCATCTGTATTCACATCCATATGATATTGGCACTTTTGATAATTTGACAGCA GTTCTGGGTCCAAAAGTTTTGTGCTGGCTGTGCCCCAGTTCAGGGCATGTTGGCTCTGGCCTTCGTTTCAAAACCAAGTATGATGCCCTCATGGGATTGTCGACTCCAGATTGA